A portion of the Streptococcus urinalis 2285-97 genome contains these proteins:
- the guaC gene encoding GMP reductase translates to MYNDMPVFDYEDIQLVPNKCIISSRSEADTSVKLGNYTFKLPVIPANMQTIIDESIAEELAEKCYFYIMHRFEEDKRQPFIKRMHDKGLIASISVGVKHYEYDFVSSLKNDQPEFITIDIAHGHSDSVINMIKHIKKELPETFVIAGNVGTPEAVRELENAGADATKVGIGPGKVCITKVKTGFGTGGWQLAALRWCAKAARKPIIADGGIRTHGDIAKSIRFGATMVMIGSLFAGHIESPGKTVEIDGQTFKEYYGSASEYQKGEHKNVEGKKILLPTKDHLEDTLIEMQQDLQSSISYAGGKDIASLTRVNYVIVKNSIWNGDSI, encoded by the coding sequence ATGTATAATGACATGCCCGTATTTGATTACGAAGATATTCAATTAGTTCCTAATAAATGTATTATTTCTAGCCGTTCTGAAGCTGATACTTCAGTTAAATTAGGAAACTATACTTTTAAATTACCAGTTATTCCAGCAAATATGCAAACGATTATTGATGAGTCTATTGCAGAAGAATTAGCTGAAAAATGTTATTTTTATATCATGCACCGTTTTGAAGAAGATAAACGACAACCCTTTATCAAAAGAATGCATGATAAAGGTCTCATTGCATCTATTTCAGTTGGGGTAAAACATTATGAATATGATTTTGTTAGTTCATTAAAAAATGATCAACCTGAATTTATTACAATTGATATTGCACATGGACACTCCGATAGTGTTATCAATATGATTAAGCATATTAAAAAAGAATTACCTGAAACATTTGTTATTGCTGGTAATGTAGGGACACCAGAAGCTGTTCGTGAATTAGAAAATGCTGGTGCCGATGCTACAAAAGTCGGCATTGGCCCTGGTAAAGTTTGTATTACTAAAGTTAAAACCGGCTTTGGAACTGGTGGTTGGCAGTTAGCTGCACTTCGCTGGTGTGCTAAAGCTGCACGTAAACCAATTATTGCTGATGGTGGTATTAGGACACATGGTGATATTGCTAAATCTATTAGATTTGGCGCAACGATGGTTATGATCGGTTCATTATTTGCAGGACATATTGAAAGTCCTGGAAAAACAGTGGAAATCGATGGTCAAACCTTTAAAGAATACTATGGTTCAGCATCTGAATACCAAAAAGGTGAACACAAAAACGTTGAAGGTAAAAAAATTCTGTTACCGACAAAAGATCATTTAGAAGATACCTTAATCGAGATGCAACAGGATCTTCAAAGTTCTATCTCCTACGCTGGAGGAAAAGACATAGCAAGTTTAACTCGTGTTAATTATGTGATTGTTAAAAATTCTATTTGGAATGGAGATAGTATCTAA
- a CDS encoding xanthine phosphoribosyltransferase, with amino-acid sequence MKLLEDRILKDGNILGDNILKVDSFLTHQVDFKLMTEIGKVFAKTFESLGITKVVTIEASGIAPALYVAQELDVPMIFAKKHKNITMTEGILTAEVYSFTKQVTSTVSIASKFLSQNDKVLIIDDFLANGQAAKGLIDIINQAGASVEGVGIVIEKSFQDGRSLLENSGVKVTSLARIKNFENGSLNFLEADA; translated from the coding sequence ATGAAATTATTGGAAGATCGCATTCTAAAAGACGGTAATATTTTAGGCGACAATATTTTAAAAGTGGATAGCTTTTTAACTCACCAGGTGGATTTTAAACTGATGACTGAAATTGGAAAGGTTTTTGCTAAAACCTTTGAATCTCTAGGTATTACAAAAGTTGTTACAATTGAAGCATCAGGAATTGCTCCAGCTCTATACGTTGCCCAAGAACTTGATGTTCCAATGATTTTTGCTAAAAAACATAAAAATATTACCATGACAGAAGGTATCCTAACAGCAGAAGTATATTCATTTACAAAACAAGTCACTAGCACTGTTTCAATAGCTAGTAAATTTTTATCACAAAATGATAAAGTCTTAATTATTGATGATTTTTTGGCTAATGGACAAGCAGCGAAAGGGTTGATTGATATCATTAATCAGGCTGGTGCAAGTGTCGAAGGAGTCGGTATAGTTATTGAAAAATCATTTCAAGATGGTAGATCTTTATTAGAAAATAGTGGTGTTAAGGTAACATCACTGGCGCGTATTAAAAATTTTGAAAACGGTAGTTTGAATTTCTTGGAGGCCGATGCATAA
- a CDS encoding nucleobase:cation symporter-2 family protein: protein MSTQNQHTHSRSAILGIQHLLSMYAGSILVPIMIAGALGYSAKELTYLISTDIFMCGVATFLQLKVTKQTGIGLPVVLGCAFQSVAPLSIIGAHQGSGAMFGALIASGIYVILIAGIFSKVANFFPPIVTGSVITTIGLTLIPVAMGNMGNNVSKPTSQSMILALLTILIILCIQKFTKGFIRSISILIGLIGGTIIAAFMGLVDTSVVTNAPWVHVPTPFYFGMPKFEITSIVMMCIIATVSMVESTGVYLALSDLTQDPLDSKRLRNGYRSEGLAVLLGGLFNTFPYTGFSQNVGLVQLSGIKTKRPIYYTAVFLIVIGLLPKFGAMAQMIPSPVLGGAMLVLFGMVALQGMQMLNRVDFKNNEYNFIIAAVSISAGVGFNDTNFFSSLPTTANMFLTNGIVIATITSVGLNLVFNGYQKK from the coding sequence ATGTCTACACAAAACCAACACACACATTCCCGATCTGCAATTTTAGGAATACAGCATTTATTATCCATGTATGCCGGTTCGATTCTGGTTCCTATCATGATCGCAGGTGCTCTTGGTTATTCTGCAAAAGAGCTAACTTATTTGATTTCTACAGATATTTTTATGTGTGGAGTTGCCACCTTTTTACAATTAAAAGTGACAAAACAAACGGGTATTGGGTTACCAGTAGTTTTAGGGTGTGCCTTCCAATCAGTTGCTCCATTATCTATTATTGGGGCCCATCAAGGTTCAGGAGCAATGTTTGGTGCTTTGATTGCTTCGGGTATCTATGTCATCTTAATTGCAGGGATTTTTTCTAAAGTTGCTAATTTCTTTCCACCAATCGTAACAGGTTCTGTTATTACTACAATTGGTTTAACATTGATTCCCGTTGCAATGGGAAATATGGGAAATAATGTTTCTAAGCCAACTTCTCAAAGTATGATTTTGGCATTATTGACTATATTAATTATTCTTTGTATTCAAAAATTTACAAAAGGATTTATTCGCTCTATATCTATTCTTATTGGTTTAATTGGAGGAACGATAATTGCTGCCTTTATGGGTCTTGTTGACACAAGTGTTGTTACAAATGCACCATGGGTACATGTTCCGACACCATTTTATTTTGGAATGCCAAAATTTGAAATAACGTCCATTGTGATGATGTGTATCATTGCCACCGTTTCAATGGTCGAATCTACTGGTGTTTACTTAGCTCTCTCAGATTTAACACAAGACCCGTTAGATAGTAAACGTTTGCGTAATGGTTACCGTTCAGAAGGTTTGGCTGTATTACTTGGTGGATTATTCAATACTTTCCCTTATACAGGATTTTCACAAAATGTTGGCTTGGTTCAATTATCAGGAATCAAGACAAAAAGACCTATTTACTACACTGCAGTATTTCTTATCGTTATTGGTTTGTTACCTAAATTTGGAGCAATGGCTCAAATGATTCCAAGTCCTGTACTTGGAGGTGCTATGTTAGTTTTATTTGGAATGGTTGCTCTACAGGGTATGCAGATGTTAAATAGAGTAGATTTTAAAAATAATGAGTATAACTTCATTATTGCTGCAGTTTCAATTTCGGCTGGAGTTGGTTTTAATGATACAAACTTCTTTTCAAGTTTACCAACAACTGCTAATATGTTTTTGACAAATGGCATTGTCATAGCAACTATAACATCAGTAGGACTAAACCTCGTTTTTAATGGGTATCAAAAGAAATAA
- a CDS encoding FAD:protein FMN transferase, whose product MLANQSIFLMGTRIDIQIESKQADQLIQEVIELLHLYNKRFSANDESSELAVVNQNAGVKKVIVHPELFELITIGKKHSLDDPSNLNIAIGPLVQTWRIGFSDAKKPDDQTIQDKLSYCHPENIILNTDKKSVFLSKTGMKIDLGALAKGYIADRIIDFLKANGATSALINLGGNILVFGPNPKRDNHIWNVGIQNPYKERGNNLAILPILNQSVVTSGVYERQLKTTDGKTYHHIFNTKTGYPIETKMMSLTIVAKLSCDCEIWTSRLFGLDIHLALETINATPGIEGIIVTQALDIIISDELKQKCYLLPK is encoded by the coding sequence ATGCTAGCAAATCAATCCATTTTTTTAATGGGAACACGAATTGACATTCAAATCGAAAGTAAACAAGCAGACCAGTTGATTCAAGAAGTCATTGAACTGCTTCATCTGTATAACAAACGATTCAGTGCTAATGATGAAAGTTCTGAATTAGCTGTTGTTAATCAAAATGCTGGTGTAAAAAAAGTCATTGTTCATCCCGAATTATTTGAATTGATAACAATTGGAAAAAAACACAGCTTAGATGACCCATCAAATTTAAATATTGCCATAGGTCCATTAGTTCAGACCTGGCGAATTGGTTTTTCTGACGCAAAAAAACCTGATGATCAGACCATACAAGACAAACTAAGCTACTGTCATCCAGAAAATATTATTTTAAATACAGATAAAAAAAGCGTCTTTCTCAGTAAAACTGGTATGAAAATTGATTTGGGCGCTCTTGCAAAAGGATATATTGCTGATAGAATTATCGATTTTTTGAAAGCAAATGGTGCCACATCTGCACTCATTAATTTAGGGGGGAATATTCTCGTTTTTGGACCAAATCCTAAACGTGACAATCACATTTGGAATGTGGGAATTCAAAATCCTTATAAAGAAAGAGGAAATAATCTAGCAATTCTTCCAATTCTTAATCAATCTGTTGTAACTTCAGGGGTTTATGAAAGACAATTAAAGACAACTGATGGTAAAACCTACCACCATATTTTTAATACTAAAACTGGCTACCCTATTGAAACTAAGATGATGAGTTTAACAATAGTCGCAAAGCTATCCTGTGATTGTGAGATTTGGACAAGTCGCTTATTTGGTTTAGATATTCATTTAGCTTTAGAAACAATAAATGCAACACCTGGAATTGAAGGAATTATTGTCACCCAAGCATTAGATATTATTATTAGTGATGAGTTAAAACAAAAGTGTTATTTATTACCAAAATAA
- a CDS encoding 4-oxalocrotonate tautomerase has protein sequence MPFVHIDLFEGRTQEQKNQIAKEVTEVISRVAEAPKENIHVIINDLKEGTYFPQGEMKKKS, from the coding sequence ATGCCATTTGTACATATTGATTTATTTGAAGGTCGTACTCAGGAGCAAAAAAATCAAATCGCAAAAGAAGTTACTGAAGTCATTTCTCGTGTTGCTGAAGCACCAAAAGAAAACATTCATGTCATTATTAATGATTTGAAAGAAGGGACCTACTTCCCTCAAGGTGAGATGAAAAAGAAATCCTAA
- a CDS encoding thymidine kinase, translating into MAQLYYKYGTMNSGKTIEILKVAHNYEEQGKPVVIMTSALDTRDGFGIVSSRIGMRREAVAITDDMDVFSFIEKMPEKPYCVLIDECQFLTKKHVYDFSRVVDELNVPVMAFGLKNDFQNELFEGSKYLLLLADKIDEIKTICQFCSKKATMVLRTENGKPVYEGNQIQIGGNETYIPVCRKHYFHPTIENRKDEEG; encoded by the coding sequence TTGGCACAATTGTATTATAAGTATGGTACCATGAATTCTGGTAAGACCATTGAAATTCTAAAAGTTGCTCATAATTATGAAGAGCAAGGAAAACCAGTTGTTATTATGACTAGTGCACTAGATACAAGAGATGGTTTCGGAATTGTTTCTAGTCGTATTGGGATGAGAAGAGAAGCTGTCGCTATTACGGATGACATGGATGTTTTTTCATTTATTGAAAAGATGCCTGAAAAACCTTATTGTGTATTAATCGATGAATGCCAATTTTTAACTAAAAAACATGTTTATGATTTTTCCAGAGTTGTTGATGAATTAAATGTACCTGTTATGGCATTTGGTCTAAAAAATGATTTCCAAAATGAACTTTTTGAAGGTTCCAAATACTTACTTTTACTGGCAGATAAGATTGATGAGATAAAAACAATATGTCAATTCTGTAGTAAGAAAGCAACAATGGTTTTGAGAACCGAAAATGGAAAACCAGTTTACGAAGGAAACCAAATCCAAATAGGTGGTAATGAAACTTATATACCAGTTTGTCGAAAGCATTATTTTCATCCAACAATTGAAAATAGAAAAGATGAAGAAGGATAG
- the prfA gene encoding peptide chain release factor 1 codes for MNIYDQLQAVEDRYEELGELLSDPEVVSDTKRFMSLSKEEASIRDTVTTYREYKQVLQNISDAEDMLKETSGDAELEEMAKEELKDSKQTKDDYEERLKILLLPKDPNDDKNIILEIRGAAGGDEAALFAGDLLTMYQKFAESQGWKFEIMEASYNGVGGIKEVVAMVSGQSVYSKLKYESGAHRVQRVPVTESQGRVHTSTATVLVMPEVEEVEYDIDPKDLRVDIYHASGAGGQNVNKVATAVRMVHIPTGIKVEMQEERTQQKNRDKAIKIIRARVADHFAQIAQDEQDAERKSTIGTGDRSERIRTYNFPQNRVTDHRIGLTLQKLDTILSGKMDEVVDALVLYDQTQKLEELNKQ; via the coding sequence ATGAATATATACGACCAGTTACAAGCTGTCGAAGATCGTTATGAAGAATTAGGGGAACTATTAAGTGATCCAGAAGTCGTTTCAGATACAAAACGCTTCATGTCCCTTTCAAAAGAAGAAGCAAGTATCCGAGATACTGTGACAACTTATCGTGAGTACAAGCAAGTGTTGCAAAACATTTCTGATGCTGAAGACATGCTTAAAGAAACAAGTGGTGATGCTGAACTTGAAGAAATGGCTAAAGAAGAGTTGAAGGACTCAAAACAAACCAAAGATGATTATGAAGAACGACTCAAAATTTTACTTCTTCCAAAAGACCCTAATGATGATAAAAATATCATTCTTGAAATTCGAGGTGCTGCAGGTGGAGATGAAGCCGCACTTTTTGCAGGTGACTTATTGACCATGTATCAAAAATTCGCTGAAAGTCAAGGTTGGAAATTTGAAATCATGGAGGCTTCATATAATGGCGTTGGTGGTATCAAAGAAGTTGTCGCAATGGTTTCAGGTCAATCTGTTTATTCAAAATTAAAATACGAATCAGGTGCCCACCGTGTTCAACGTGTTCCTGTCACAGAAAGCCAAGGTCGTGTCCATACTTCAACTGCCACCGTCTTAGTGATGCCAGAAGTTGAAGAAGTTGAATATGATATTGATCCAAAGGATTTGCGGGTGGACATTTATCATGCATCTGGTGCGGGTGGACAAAACGTCAATAAAGTTGCCACAGCAGTTCGTATGGTTCATATTCCAACTGGCATCAAAGTTGAAATGCAAGAAGAAAGAACCCAACAAAAAAATCGTGATAAAGCAATAAAAATCATTAGAGCTAGAGTTGCTGATCACTTTGCGCAAATTGCTCAAGACGAACAAGATGCGGAACGCAAATCTACAATTGGTACTGGAGATCGTTCCGAACGTATTAGAACCTATAATTTCCCACAAAATCGCGTAACTGATCATCGTATTGGCTTAACACTTCAAAAATTAGACACTATTTTATCTGGAAAAATGGATGAAGTGGTTGATGCCTTGGTACTTTACGATCAAACACAAAAACTTGAAGAACTTAACAAACAATGA
- the prmC gene encoding peptide chain release factor N(5)-glutamine methyltransferase: MNYAQAFKEIEIALTQVGEDKENLTYVFKELKSWTSLNLLMHLREEITTEDQLLLQEIKQKLLDHQPPQYITGKAYFRDLLLSVDARVLIPRPETEELVDLILKENPENRCSVLDIGTGSGAIALSLKKERPSWCVQSSDISLEALQLAKQNAKQNNLNISFIHSDIFSSISEKYDIIVSNPPYISYDDKAEVAKNVINHEPHLALFASNNGYSIYESIAKEASYYLNESGKLYFEIGYKQGETIKLLFEKYFPEKRVRILRDQFGKDRMVIVNNG; this comes from the coding sequence ATGAATTATGCACAGGCATTCAAAGAAATAGAAATAGCATTAACACAAGTAGGTGAGGATAAAGAAAACCTCACTTATGTTTTTAAAGAATTGAAAAGTTGGACATCTCTTAACTTACTAATGCATTTAAGAGAAGAAATCACGACTGAAGATCAGTTGCTTTTACAAGAAATTAAACAAAAATTATTAGATCATCAGCCACCACAATACATTACTGGAAAAGCTTATTTTAGAGATTTACTATTATCGGTTGATGCTCGTGTTTTGATTCCTAGACCAGAAACCGAAGAACTTGTTGACTTGATTTTAAAAGAGAATCCAGAAAACAGGTGTTCAGTGTTAGACATTGGAACAGGAAGTGGAGCAATTGCTCTGTCATTAAAAAAAGAACGTCCATCATGGTGCGTTCAGTCTTCTGATATTTCTTTGGAAGCACTTCAATTAGCAAAGCAAAATGCTAAACAAAATAACCTTAATATCTCTTTTATTCATTCTGATATTTTTAGTTCTATTTCAGAAAAATATGATATTATTGTTTCTAACCCACCTTATATTTCTTATGATGATAAGGCCGAAGTTGCAAAAAATGTTATTAATCATGAACCACACTTAGCTTTGTTTGCTTCAAATAATGGATATTCCATCTATGAGTCAATTGCTAAAGAGGCATCCTATTATTTGAATGAATCTGGAAAGCTCTATTTTGAGATAGGTTATAAACAAGGAGAAACAATAAAACTCCTATTTGAAAAATATTTTCCAGAAAAACGTGTTCGCATTTTGAGAGACCAATTTGGAAAAGATAGGATGGTGATTGTCAATAATGGATGA
- a CDS encoding L-threonylcarbamoyladenylate synthase: MDDLIEDLNQNKAVILPTETVYGIFAKALNEKAVDSVYQLKQRPRDKAMNLNISSYEDIVRFSSEQPIYLKKLVSAFLPGPLTIILKANQKVPVWINSGLKSVGFRMPNHPKTLAIIKKCGPLIGPSANISGQESGKYFKKIRETFGEHINGLEDDCALTGKDSTILDLSGDKALILRQGAITKSELLREVPELEF, encoded by the coding sequence ATGGATGATTTAATAGAAGATCTAAATCAAAACAAAGCTGTCATTTTACCAACAGAGACTGTTTATGGTATTTTTGCTAAAGCTTTAAATGAGAAAGCTGTTGATTCAGTTTACCAATTAAAACAGAGACCTCGAGATAAGGCTATGAATTTAAATATCTCTAGCTATGAAGACATCGTTCGTTTTTCTAGTGAACAACCAATCTATTTAAAAAAATTAGTGAGTGCTTTTTTACCAGGTCCATTAACCATTATTTTAAAAGCTAATCAAAAAGTACCTGTTTGGATTAATTCAGGACTTAAATCTGTTGGTTTTAGAATGCCAAATCATCCTAAAACATTAGCTATCATAAAAAAATGTGGTCCTTTAATTGGTCCATCGGCTAATATTTCTGGACAAGAAAGTGGTAAATATTTTAAAAAAATTAGAGAAACGTTTGGGGAGCATATCAATGGCCTAGAAGATGACTGCGCTTTAACTGGAAAAGATTCCACTATCCTAGATTTATCTGGAGATAAAGCTCTTATTTTGCGTCAAGGTGCAATTACAAAATCTGAACTTTTAAGAGAAGTTCCTGAATTAGAATTTTAG
- the glyA gene encoding serine hydroxymethyltransferase, with amino-acid sequence MIFDQDDLEVFDQELWDAVRAEEERQQNNIELIASENIVSKAVMRAQGSVLTNKYAEGYPGKRYYGGTQYVDVVENLAIERAKKLFGAKFANVQPHSGSQANAAAYMALIEPGDIVLGMDLAAGGHLTHGSPVNFSGKTYHFVGYSVDPETECLDYNLILEQAKAVKPKLIVAGASAYSKAIDFKAFREIADQVNAYLMVDMAHIAGLVAAGLHENPIPYADITTSTTHKTLRGPRGGLILTNNEDLAKKINSAVFPGLQGGPLEHVIAAKAVSFKEALDPAFKDYAKQVIANTKAMAEVFNDHPKFRVISGGTENHVFLVDVTKLVESGKYAQNLLDDVNITLNKNSIPFETLSPFKTSGIRIGGAAITSRGMTEKESQLIANFIIKALENHDNQDILNTIKEDVKQLTDQFPIYEHN; translated from the coding sequence ATGATATTTGATCAAGATGATTTGGAAGTTTTTGACCAAGAATTATGGGATGCTGTTAGAGCTGAAGAAGAAAGACAACAAAATAATATTGAATTAATAGCTTCAGAAAATATTGTCTCAAAAGCTGTTATGAGAGCACAAGGTTCTGTATTAACCAATAAATACGCTGAAGGTTATCCAGGAAAACGTTACTATGGTGGAACACAGTATGTTGATGTTGTTGAAAACTTGGCTATTGAACGAGCTAAAAAACTCTTTGGTGCAAAATTCGCTAATGTTCAACCTCACTCTGGAAGTCAAGCAAATGCTGCGGCATATATGGCTTTAATTGAACCTGGTGACATTGTTTTAGGCATGGATTTAGCTGCTGGCGGTCACTTAACTCATGGCTCTCCTGTTAATTTTTCTGGAAAAACTTATCATTTTGTTGGTTATAGCGTTGATCCCGAAACAGAGTGTTTAGATTATAATCTTATATTAGAACAAGCTAAAGCAGTAAAACCAAAATTAATCGTTGCGGGAGCTTCAGCTTATTCCAAAGCAATTGATTTTAAAGCTTTTAGAGAAATTGCTGATCAAGTAAATGCTTATTTGATGGTTGATATGGCTCATATAGCTGGCTTAGTTGCAGCAGGTCTTCATGAAAATCCTATTCCTTATGCTGATATCACGACTTCAACAACTCATAAAACCTTACGAGGACCAAGAGGTGGACTCATTTTAACCAATAATGAAGATTTGGCTAAAAAAATAAACTCAGCAGTTTTCCCCGGATTACAAGGTGGGCCCTTAGAACATGTGATTGCTGCTAAAGCCGTTTCATTTAAAGAAGCACTTGATCCTGCTTTTAAAGATTATGCTAAGCAAGTTATTGCGAATACAAAAGCAATGGCAGAGGTTTTTAATGACCATCCAAAATTTAGAGTAATTTCAGGCGGTACTGAAAATCATGTCTTTCTTGTAGATGTTACAAAACTTGTTGAAAGTGGTAAATATGCACAAAATCTTTTGGATGATGTTAACATTACCTTAAATAAAAATAGTATTCCTTTTGAAACTCTCTCACCATTTAAAACATCTGGAATTAGAATTGGTGGTGCAGCTATTACCAGTCGTGGTATGACTGAGAAAGAGTCTCAATTGATCGCAAACTTTATCATAAAGGCATTAGAAAACCATGATAATCAAGATATTCTAAATACAATTAAAGAAGATGTTAAACAATTAACCGATCAATTCCCAATATATGAGCATAACTAA
- a CDS encoding nucleoid-associated protein, with protein MMDFYIKQIIIHQFTPNDTELILSKEILEITPRIDDYFRKKLSKVFSDDAKRGQFEKDNAFLDLMSDDLKETSIKIAKLWKEEFVISDNQKTNDLVFIQFDKEGIEHFAFLRIALKENFIHQYEDDKNPIGLSQNNLPSAAQTPDEALIINKKSLSYYLIEKRVKHNGSFANYFSENLLKVEPEQSVKKSIKMVEQTAQKIAGDFNQDDFQFQSKVKSTIYQNLEEKKELSPEALADQLFDQNLTARLTFVDRLKETIPQPVKVDDIDHSRQTKKLENQKLSLSNGIQLLVPNAIYQDADTVEFIQNQDGTYSILIKNIQDIKNN; from the coding sequence ATGATGGATTTTTATATTAAACAAATTATTATTCATCAGTTCACGCCAAATGATACTGAACTGATTTTATCTAAGGAAATACTTGAGATTACACCTAGAATTGATGATTATTTTAGAAAAAAGCTAAGTAAAGTCTTTTCTGATGATGCCAAAAGAGGACAATTTGAAAAGGATAATGCCTTTTTAGACTTAATGTCAGATGATTTAAAAGAGACATCCATTAAAATTGCTAAATTATGGAAAGAAGAATTTGTTATTTCTGACAATCAAAAGACTAATGACTTGGTTTTTATCCAATTTGATAAAGAAGGTATCGAACATTTTGCTTTTTTAAGAATAGCATTGAAAGAAAATTTTATTCATCAATATGAAGATGATAAAAATCCTATTGGTCTTTCTCAAAATAATTTACCAAGTGCTGCACAAACACCTGATGAAGCATTAATTATTAATAAAAAATCATTGTCTTATTACTTGATTGAAAAAAGGGTGAAGCACAATGGTTCATTTGCAAATTATTTTTCAGAAAATTTATTAAAAGTTGAACCAGAGCAATCTGTTAAAAAATCTATAAAAATGGTTGAACAGACTGCGCAAAAGATTGCTGGTGATTTCAATCAAGATGATTTTCAATTTCAATCAAAAGTTAAATCTACAATTTATCAAAATTTGGAAGAAAAAAAAGAGCTATCTCCTGAAGCATTAGCCGACCAACTTTTTGATCAAAATTTAACTGCAAGGCTTACGTTTGTTGATCGATTAAAAGAAACGATTCCTCAACCTGTTAAAGTTGATGATATTGATCATTCAAGACAAACCAAAAAATTGGAAAATCAAAAACTGTCACTCTCAAATGGGATTCAATTGCTAGTTCCTAATGCAATCTATCAAGATGCTGACACAGTAGAATTTATTCAAAATCAGGATGGAACCTATTCTATTCTTATTAAAAATATTCAGGATATTAAAAACAATTAA
- a CDS encoding lysozyme family protein has translation MKKWLKRLIIIGILLIIGIQCYRIHENVNSVMAYKPLVEKTLASNDSKANVNIVLAMIYTETKGSSDDVMQSSESSSGVANSITDSETSIAQGISLLSENLTKAKEAGVDNWTAIQAYNFGSAYITYIAQHGGKTTIPLAKKYSKTVVAPSLGNKSGETYFYYHPLALISGGKLYKNGGNIYYVRQVHFNLYLIELMTLF, from the coding sequence ATGAAAAAATGGTTAAAAAGACTTATCATTATTGGAATCTTGCTGATCATTGGGATACAATGCTATCGGATTCATGAAAATGTTAATTCTGTAATGGCCTATAAGCCATTAGTGGAAAAAACGCTTGCAAGTAATGATTCAAAAGCTAATGTTAATATTGTTTTAGCTATGATTTATACGGAAACTAAAGGAAGCAGTGATGATGTTATGCAATCAAGTGAGTCAAGTTCGGGCGTTGCAAATTCAATAACTGACTCAGAAACTAGTATCGCACAAGGGATCTCTTTGCTTTCAGAAAATTTAACAAAAGCAAAGGAAGCGGGTGTTGATAACTGGACTGCCATTCAGGCTTATAATTTTGGTAGTGCCTATATCACATATATTGCGCAACATGGAGGGAAAACGACTATACCTTTGGCAAAAAAATACTCCAAAACAGTTGTTGCTCCAAGTCTTGGTAATAAAAGTGGAGAAACTTATTTTTATTATCATCCATTAGCTTTGATTTCTGGTGGCAAGCTCTATAAAAATGGTGGTAATATTTATTATGTAAGGCAAGTCCATTTTAATTTATATCTAATTGAATTGATGACTTTGTTTTAG